One Candidatus Tectomicrobia bacterium genomic region harbors:
- a CDS encoding sulfatase-like hydrolase/transferase, with product MATKERPNVILVILDSARKDMFGCYGSDLGLTPNMDVLSERGTLLLDHYAAACGSAPAHVSIFTGHHPARHRMLHNLCEMKSDLVSLSLLLRRLGYKCFGHVRASFIPPAGYDDLFAFHDMYYPGRLSAGGGRKSLRGILQDNLRAFPRLYQLLKEGYGAIAGKAGEVRAAAALVDGIDSVRYLLGRIEANRGEPVFAYTTLLHPHTPYYPPKPFLDRVFNGARPHPVSYEIQRNVNAFANGDFGPAVEAMESVRKCYQADLLYGDHLVGELVRGLERMGLLDESILVVTSDHGELLGEHGLINHGATVWEELFATPCILHCPARIGAGVKVSRLTSALDIVPTIFDLLGEEGWLAEQTPLDGESMLSAGSDGAERCLIVDSPPAVLPERLKAYPNHLFRMSIIRRAARTSSYKYIWQSDGDHRLYRRGEAETSDNSLHASRPEMASELHARMVRFYESLDPGFVVDRYPIALSKKVGEKMTDPAIRRELQRLGYL from the coding sequence ATGGCGACGAAAGAGAGACCGAACGTCATCCTGGTTATTCTTGACTCAGCCCGGAAGGACATGTTCGGCTGCTACGGCTCGGACCTGGGCCTGACTCCGAACATGGACGTCCTTTCGGAGAGGGGAACCCTCCTCCTCGACCACTACGCCGCCGCATGCGGCTCCGCGCCGGCTCACGTGAGCATCTTCACGGGCCACCACCCGGCACGTCACCGGATGCTCCATAACCTCTGCGAGATGAAGAGCGACCTCGTCTCCCTCTCGCTCCTGCTCCGGCGGCTCGGGTACAAGTGTTTCGGCCACGTCCGGGCGAGCTTCATCCCGCCTGCCGGATACGATGATCTCTTCGCCTTCCACGATATGTACTACCCTGGGCGGCTGAGCGCCGGCGGCGGCCGGAAGTCCCTGCGGGGCATCTTGCAAGACAACCTGCGCGCCTTTCCGAGGCTCTACCAGCTCTTGAAGGAGGGCTACGGGGCGATTGCGGGCAAGGCGGGCGAGGTTCGGGCCGCTGCGGCTCTTGTGGACGGTATCGACTCTGTCAGGTACCTTCTTGGCCGCATCGAGGCGAACCGGGGAGAGCCGGTTTTCGCCTACACCACGCTCCTCCACCCGCACACGCCCTACTATCCTCCCAAGCCCTTTCTCGATCGGGTCTTCAACGGGGCGCGCCCGCATCCGGTCTCCTATGAGATTCAGCGGAACGTCAACGCTTTCGCCAACGGCGACTTCGGCCCCGCTGTGGAAGCCATGGAATCGGTGCGCAAGTGCTACCAAGCCGACCTCCTCTATGGCGACCACCTGGTGGGAGAGCTTGTCCGGGGGCTGGAGCGTATGGGATTGCTCGATGAGAGCATCCTTGTCGTGACCTCCGACCACGGGGAGCTCCTGGGCGAGCACGGCCTCATCAACCATGGGGCAACTGTCTGGGAGGAACTCTTCGCAACCCCCTGCATCCTCCATTGCCCAGCTCGGATCGGCGCGGGGGTGAAGGTTTCCCGCCTGACCTCCGCCCTCGACATCGTGCCCACAATCTTCGATTTGCTCGGCGAAGAAGGGTGGCTGGCGGAACAGACGCCGCTCGACGGCGAGTCGATGCTCTCTGCCGGTTCGGATGGGGCGGAGCGGTGCCTCATCGTGGATTCCCCGCCTGCCGTCCTACCCGAGCGATTGAAAGCTTACCCGAACCATCTGTTTCGTATGAGCATCATCCGCCGGGCGGCTCGAACTTCCTCATACAAGTACATCTGGCAGTCGGACGGCGACCACCGGCTCTATCGAAGAGGGGAGGCCGAGACGAGCGACAACAGCCTCCACGCCTCGCGGCCCGAGATGGCCTCCGAGCTCCACGCAAGGATGGTGCGCTTTTACGAGTCGCTCGACCCCGGTTTTGTGGTCGACCGCTACCCGATTGCCCTCAGCAAGAAAGTGGGGGAGAAAATGACCGACCCGGCCATCCGCCGGGAACTCCAGCGGCTCGGCTATCTTTGA
- a CDS encoding class I SAM-dependent methyltransferase, whose protein sequence is MKEYDIRPKAVFDEFLDISRREAERLFRDKSFFVEIPCPACDSSRCEHAFDKYGFTYLTCLGCGSLYLSPRPSYERLDAYYRDSQAVEHWAEVFYKETERARRAQIVRPRALLVKEWAEKLCLRGTFADVGSGFGVLLEEIRDLGMFDRIVGVEPSAALAEICRGRGFEVVEKKMEEIVPGEIGAVFATNFEVIEHVFNPYEFLEALGRALVPGGVVLFTTLVVSGFDLQELWSASKSICPPLHVNLMSTVGIEALLGRCGMEPLELSTPGRLDVDILRNALAECPGVAVSRFARAVASAPEATRAAFQAFLQENRLSSHVRVVARVR, encoded by the coding sequence GTGAAAGAATACGATATCCGGCCCAAGGCGGTCTTCGACGAGTTCCTCGATATCTCCCGCCGCGAGGCAGAGCGGCTGTTCCGCGACAAGTCGTTCTTTGTGGAGATCCCTTGTCCGGCCTGCGACTCTTCCCGCTGCGAGCATGCGTTCGACAAGTATGGATTCACCTACCTTACCTGCCTGGGTTGCGGGTCCCTCTACCTTAGCCCACGCCCCTCCTACGAAAGGCTCGACGCGTACTATCGTGACTCCCAGGCCGTCGAGCATTGGGCCGAGGTCTTCTACAAGGAGACGGAGCGCGCGCGGCGGGCCCAGATTGTCCGGCCCCGCGCTCTCCTGGTGAAGGAGTGGGCGGAGAAGCTGTGCCTCCGCGGGACATTCGCCGATGTGGGCTCTGGCTTTGGCGTCCTGCTCGAGGAAATCCGCGACCTCGGTATGTTCGATCGGATCGTGGGCGTCGAGCCCTCGGCTGCCCTCGCCGAGATCTGCCGCGGGCGGGGGTTCGAAGTCGTCGAGAAGAAGATGGAGGAGATCGTCCCTGGGGAGATCGGAGCGGTCTTCGCTACCAACTTCGAGGTCATCGAGCATGTTTTCAACCCGTACGAGTTCCTGGAGGCTCTCGGGCGAGCGCTCGTCCCCGGGGGGGTGGTCCTGTTCACCACATTGGTGGTTTCGGGGTTCGACCTTCAGGAGTTGTGGTCGGCTTCGAAGTCCATTTGCCCGCCGCTTCATGTAAACCTGATGTCCACTGTCGGGATCGAGGCACTGCTCGGGCGATGCGGGATGGAACCGCTCGAGCTCAGCACGCCAGGGCGACTCGATGTGGATATACTGCGGAACGCTCTGGCGGAATGCCCCGGCGTGGCGGTGTCCCGTTTCGCCCGCGCGGTGGCCAGCGCGCCCGAGGCGACCCGGGCCGCCTTTCAGGCGTTCTTGCAGGAAAACCGCTTGAGTTCGCACGTGCGAGTGGTGGCGCGCGTTCGGTAA
- a CDS encoding NAD-dependent epimerase/dehydratase family protein, translating into MGRYLVTGGAGFIGSQMAERLVARGDSVLVMDDLASGHRRAVPEGAEFLEASVADPGSYSRIDAKGIDAVMHLGGQSSGEVSHEDPLLDFDVNARGTFLLLRWCELHGIRRVLFPSSQTVYGPSVGPLAEDAPKDFHSFYGASKSAAEGYLNLFGRRGGAPTIFRLFNVYGPGQNLANLKQGMVSIYLAFLLKGEPILVKGSLERFRDFVYVDDVVDAWLKALEAPASGGRTYNIGSGRKTSVRELLDGLTDAYGCAPGTYPIVQAEGTPGDIAGNFADISRARRELDWEPRVDLSEGLRRMVVWARGAGKVSVAASEGGK; encoded by the coding sequence ATGGGACGCTATTTGGTGACGGGTGGGGCGGGGTTCATCGGCTCCCAGATGGCCGAGCGCCTGGTAGCGCGTGGCGACTCTGTCCTCGTGATGGACGATCTGGCCAGTGGGCACCGGAGGGCGGTCCCAGAGGGAGCGGAGTTCCTCGAGGCGAGCGTCGCAGACCCGGGAAGCTACAGCCGGATCGACGCGAAGGGAATTGATGCCGTCATGCACCTTGGGGGGCAGTCTTCCGGAGAGGTCTCGCACGAGGATCCTCTTCTCGATTTCGACGTGAACGCGCGGGGCACGTTCCTCCTGCTCCGATGGTGCGAGCTCCACGGGATCAGGCGCGTCCTTTTCCCCAGCTCCCAGACGGTCTACGGCCCCTCGGTCGGTCCGCTTGCAGAGGACGCCCCAAAGGATTTCCATTCTTTTTACGGAGCCTCCAAATCGGCGGCGGAGGGGTATCTGAACCTGTTCGGCCGGCGCGGAGGCGCCCCGACCATTTTCCGCCTCTTCAACGTGTACGGGCCCGGCCAGAACCTGGCGAACCTCAAGCAGGGGATGGTGAGCATCTATCTCGCCTTCCTGCTGAAGGGGGAACCCATCCTCGTGAAGGGGTCTCTGGAGCGGTTCCGCGATTTCGTCTACGTCGACGATGTGGTGGACGCCTGGCTGAAGGCTCTGGAGGCCCCTGCTTCCGGCGGGCGGACTTATAACATCGGCTCAGGCCGCAAGACGAGCGTCCGCGAATTGCTCGATGGGCTGACCGACGCGTATGGCTGCGCTCCCGGGACGTATCCCATCGTCCAGGCGGAGGGGACGCCTGGAGACATTGCGGGGAACTTCGCCGATATCTCCAGGGCCCGGCGGGAGCTCGACTGGGAGCCGCGGGTGGATCTCTCCGAGGGGCTGCGGCGGATGGTCGTCTGGGCGCGGGGGGCGGGGAAGGTTTCCGTAGCGGCTTCGGAGGGAGGGAAATGA
- a CDS encoding class I SAM-dependent methyltransferase — translation MSGGPERCYLCGGREFEIAATQLRYERDQVGYRCRSCSLVFLHPPMTPEEERRFYEEEYGIIYSAEKSTTPRDLFQARQGDARMYLDWVESYLKPADACLEVGCASGYFLDQLRGRVSSVAGIETHLELRRYCEEMGISMISSLEACEAASMDRLFAFFVLEHLGDPREFLDSARRACRRGGNIFLVVPNVDDVLLSVYDIPAFRDFYFTPAHQFYYSQKTLDRLFREAGFSRWEIHPKQRYDLSNHMHWMMAGRPGGMGRYNRIFSPALNETYAEDLKAKFLCDTLFAVVFVD, via the coding sequence ATGAGCGGCGGGCCCGAGCGGTGTTATCTATGTGGGGGAAGGGAGTTCGAGATCGCGGCGACGCAGCTTCGCTACGAGAGGGATCAAGTCGGTTATCGGTGCCGCTCTTGCTCCCTCGTTTTCCTTCACCCGCCAATGACGCCTGAGGAAGAGAGGCGCTTCTACGAGGAAGAATACGGAATTATCTATAGCGCCGAGAAAAGCACCACCCCGCGGGACCTCTTCCAGGCGCGGCAAGGGGACGCCCGCATGTACCTCGACTGGGTTGAAAGCTACCTCAAGCCCGCCGACGCGTGCCTGGAGGTAGGGTGCGCTTCGGGATATTTCCTCGACCAGCTCCGCGGGCGGGTCTCCTCAGTGGCAGGGATAGAGACACACCTTGAGCTCCGGCGCTACTGTGAGGAGATGGGCATTTCCATGATCTCTTCCCTCGAGGCATGCGAGGCGGCCTCGATGGACCGCCTGTTCGCGTTCTTCGTCCTCGAGCACTTGGGGGATCCGCGGGAGTTCCTTGACTCGGCCCGGCGGGCCTGCCGGCGCGGAGGAAATATCTTCCTGGTTGTCCCGAACGTGGATGACGTCCTCCTTTCGGTGTACGACATTCCTGCATTCCGGGATTTCTACTTCACCCCGGCTCATCAATTCTATTACTCGCAGAAAACCCTAGACCGTCTCTTTCGGGAAGCTGGTTTTTCCCGATGGGAGATCCATCCCAAACAGCGCTACGATCTGTCCAACCACATGCACTGGATGATGGCGGGGAGGCCTGGCGGGATGGGACGGTACAACCGCATTTTTAGCCCGGCGCTCAACGAGACCTACGCCGAAGATCTAAAAGCCAAGTTTCTCTGCGACACCTTGTTTGCAGTCGTCTTCGTCGACTAG
- a CDS encoding Gfo/Idh/MocA family oxidoreductase yields MDKLRAGIVGFGGMGQRHYRAYQGTGCEVVAICEFVLERVVGYLPDFPRNRIYSHYADLLRNEKLDMLSVVSNGPTHAEITAAAVQAGIGRVFCEKPVATNLKEAERLAETIRHYGARVAVNHLRRWSGAYRRIKALIREGVIGELRHIYFQCGSTGLGNFVIHAFDLMRFLSDSEAGWAIGMLDKTGTPNPRGLQFRDPAGYGMVVFRNGLRCFVDSSEDTGIPYLYVLAGTYGRIVIDELAGSWQVFTRPPEMRAEKLTRYGTPLAPVPFGGGVYDIVELTHNGLVELVGDGPLSCTVEDGIRSLEIVMAFHESEARGNARVELPLSGAARERVVEIA; encoded by the coding sequence ATGGACAAGCTTCGAGCGGGGATCGTCGGCTTCGGCGGGATGGGGCAGCGGCATTACCGTGCCTACCAGGGCACGGGCTGTGAGGTAGTGGCCATCTGCGAGTTCGTGCTCGAGCGGGTCGTGGGGTACCTCCCAGATTTCCCGAGGAACCGGATCTATTCGCATTACGCGGACCTGCTCAGGAACGAAAAGCTCGATATGCTGAGTGTCGTCTCAAACGGACCCACGCACGCCGAAATCACTGCCGCCGCCGTCCAGGCGGGCATCGGCCGGGTGTTCTGCGAGAAACCGGTCGCAACGAATTTGAAGGAGGCGGAAAGGCTGGCCGAAACCATCCGGCACTATGGCGCGCGCGTGGCGGTGAACCACCTCCGGCGATGGAGCGGCGCGTACCGGAGGATCAAGGCCCTCATCCGGGAGGGAGTCATCGGCGAGTTGCGCCACATTTACTTCCAATGCGGCAGCACGGGGCTCGGGAACTTCGTGATCCACGCCTTCGACCTCATGCGGTTCCTCTCCGACTCGGAGGCAGGCTGGGCCATCGGGATGCTGGACAAGACCGGGACCCCAAACCCCCGCGGGCTCCAGTTCCGCGATCCAGCCGGGTACGGAATGGTCGTATTCCGGAACGGGCTTCGCTGCTTCGTGGACTCGAGCGAGGATACCGGAATCCCATACCTCTACGTTCTAGCCGGCACCTACGGGAGAATCGTCATCGACGAGCTGGCCGGCTCTTGGCAGGTCTTCACGCGGCCGCCCGAGATGCGCGCGGAGAAGCTGACCCGCTATGGGACACCGCTCGCCCCCGTTCCCTTCGGCGGTGGTGTATACGACATTGTGGAGTTGACGCATAACGGTCTCGTGGAGCTGGTGGGCGACGGGCCCCTGAGCTGCACCGTGGAGGACGGCATCCGGTCACTCGAAATCGTGATGGCGTTCCACGAATCGGAGGCGCGGGGGAACGCCCGGGTGGAACTCCCCCTGAGCGGGGCTGCCCGGGAGCGCGTGGTGGAAATCGCCTGA
- a CDS encoding SDR family oxidoreductase, with protein sequence MSDLSGKRVLVTGGGTGIGASIVEVFAEAGAGVGLHHWRSEAGARALAERLWARGVEIHLFRADLLDPIARDGLVPEFLARFGGIDVLVNNAGAPLALAHYLELGPESWRREFALNVDAPFFLAQAAMRSMRENGGGRIVNISSIGVKYAGSAQTLAYSAAKAALEAVTRALAKLGAEHNILVNAIRPGVVGATLQRMMPSEEFNRRVGLIPLKRAGDPREVAEMVRYLASDAAAFITGQIIAVAGGD encoded by the coding sequence ATGAGCGACCTGAGCGGAAAGCGCGTGCTAGTGACCGGCGGGGGCACCGGGATCGGGGCGAGCATCGTCGAGGTGTTCGCCGAGGCGGGAGCCGGGGTGGGGCTCCACCACTGGAGGAGCGAGGCGGGGGCGCGTGCCCTCGCCGAGCGGCTCTGGGCCAGGGGTGTGGAGATCCACCTCTTCCGGGCGGACCTGCTGGATCCCATCGCCCGCGACGGGCTGGTGCCGGAGTTCTTGGCCCGGTTCGGAGGGATCGACGTCCTCGTGAACAACGCCGGCGCGCCTCTTGCGTTGGCCCATTACTTGGAGCTGGGACCAGAGTCATGGCGCCGGGAATTCGCACTGAACGTGGACGCTCCTTTCTTCCTCGCCCAGGCGGCGATGCGGAGCATGCGGGAAAACGGCGGGGGGCGCATCGTCAACATCAGCTCGATTGGGGTGAAGTACGCCGGCTCCGCGCAGACCCTCGCGTACAGCGCGGCGAAGGCGGCCCTCGAGGCCGTTACGCGCGCCCTGGCGAAGCTGGGCGCGGAGCACAACATCCTCGTGAACGCGATCCGTCCCGGGGTAGTGGGAGCGACGCTGCAACGGATGATGCCCAGCGAGGAGTTCAACCGCCGGGTGGGCCTCATCCCCCTGAAGCGAGCAGGCGATCCGCGGGAGGTTGCGGAGATGGTCCGCTATCTGGCCTCGGACGCTGCCGCGTTCATCACGGGGCAGATCATCGCCGTCGCGGGGGGGGATTAA
- a CDS encoding NAD-dependent epimerase/dehydratase family protein has translation MARRVLITGATGFIGKALAPRLLARGYCVAGLGRRAPGPEWDAGAEYYECDLSGAARDVARVVWDFSPEAVVHLAANVPAHGSAEGWDLLKAAAWAARNLFAACGRVPRLPKVIVASSSAVYGACLPGEAISERRPLSPASLYGVSKALVEMLSIRAEKTAGIPVVRVRLFNVIGPGQRGEHVASAFAKQIALLAAGPGEGEVLVGNLDSWRDFVDVRDVADAFGILVERGRRRSVYNICSGRATRIGKVLHLLIASAGLNGKVRVREREPLPELVPYQCGDMGKLRRAGWRPRISLRSTLADLLAEFTAEQKRK, from the coding sequence ATGGCTCGGCGGGTGCTCATCACGGGTGCTACGGGTTTCATCGGCAAGGCGCTGGCGCCAAGGCTTCTCGCGCGGGGGTATTGCGTGGCGGGCCTGGGGCGCCGCGCGCCCGGCCCGGAATGGGATGCCGGCGCGGAGTACTATGAGTGCGATCTGAGCGGAGCCGCCCGTGATGTGGCCAGAGTCGTCTGGGATTTCTCGCCGGAGGCTGTCGTGCACCTCGCCGCAAACGTACCCGCACATGGGTCGGCCGAGGGGTGGGACCTGCTGAAGGCGGCTGCCTGGGCGGCCCGGAACCTTTTTGCAGCTTGTGGCCGGGTGCCTCGTCTGCCAAAGGTCATCGTGGCTTCCTCGAGCGCGGTCTACGGGGCATGCCTGCCCGGCGAGGCCATCTCCGAGCGGAGGCCCTTGTCCCCCGCCAGCCTGTATGGGGTGAGCAAAGCCCTCGTGGAGATGCTCTCGATCCGGGCGGAGAAGACAGCCGGCATCCCTGTGGTCCGTGTCCGCCTGTTCAACGTCATCGGACCTGGGCAAAGAGGAGAGCATGTCGCCTCCGCCTTCGCCAAGCAAATCGCCTTGCTGGCGGCCGGCCCTGGGGAGGGGGAGGTCTTGGTCGGCAACCTCGATTCCTGGCGCGATTTTGTGGACGTCCGTGACGTGGCCGATGCCTTCGGGATCCTTGTCGAGAGGGGCCGCCGCCGGTCCGTGTACAACATCTGTTCGGGCCGGGCGACGCGGATAGGGAAGGTCCTCCATCTCCTGATCGCCTCGGCGGGGCTCAATGGTAAGGTCCGCGTGCGGGAGCGGGAACCCCTTCCGGAGCTCGTTCCCTATCAATGTGGAGATATGGGAAAACTAAGGAGGGCCGGGTGGCGTCCGCGAATTTCCCTCCGATCGACGTTGGCCGATCTCCTTGCGGAGTTCACCGCTGAGCAGAAGAGGAAATGA
- a CDS encoding glycosyltransferase, translating into MIGEPIRVMHVTSRLNVGGLAQMVLTLCREMESMGFNCWIVTGTPGPAEGEMLDFMPAPRHLVRIPEMGRSVRPIADLIALWKLYHLFRRLRPDIVHTHASKAGTLGRLAAFLARVPIRIHSNHGHVFEAFFSRVVSAVVVAIEWALGRLTTMMTLPCETMQREMVEVFHLMPPERTRVVPYGIPVETFIELPPREGLRARFGLAEKAVVIGSIGRMTEVKNQVLLLHAFSRMEKETDRFSTQLLFVGGGELQGDLQELVRDLGLCERVRFHPWVEDLRDAYAAIDILALTSRNEGVPIAVLEAMASGVPVVSTAVGGLRDIIRDGETGILVHEQEPSAYARGLQLLVGDSALRERIARQARAYVRKAHSKERFVSDYANLYLSLSGRFV; encoded by the coding sequence ATGATCGGCGAACCGATCAGGGTCATGCACGTGACGAGCCGCCTGAACGTGGGCGGGCTCGCCCAGATGGTGCTCACCCTGTGCCGCGAGATGGAGAGCATGGGATTCAACTGCTGGATAGTGACCGGGACTCCGGGCCCGGCGGAAGGAGAGATGCTCGACTTCATGCCCGCTCCACGTCACCTTGTGCGAATTCCTGAGATGGGCCGATCAGTCCGCCCTATCGCCGACTTGATTGCTCTCTGGAAGCTCTACCACCTCTTCCGACGACTCCGGCCCGACATCGTGCACACGCACGCCTCCAAGGCGGGGACCCTCGGGCGCCTTGCCGCTTTCCTCGCCCGGGTTCCAATCCGGATCCACAGCAACCACGGCCATGTGTTTGAAGCGTTTTTCAGCCGTGTGGTTTCCGCTGTGGTCGTCGCCATCGAATGGGCGCTTGGGCGCCTGACTACCATGATGACGTTGCCATGCGAAACCATGCAGCGAGAGATGGTTGAGGTCTTTCATCTCATGCCTCCTGAGCGGACTCGGGTCGTCCCGTATGGCATCCCGGTGGAAACCTTCATCGAACTCCCGCCCCGAGAGGGCCTTCGGGCGCGCTTTGGACTTGCGGAGAAAGCCGTGGTGATTGGTTCGATCGGGCGGATGACAGAGGTGAAGAACCAAGTCCTCCTGCTCCACGCATTCTCTCGGATGGAGAAGGAGACGGATAGGTTTTCGACCCAGCTTCTTTTCGTAGGAGGCGGCGAGCTGCAGGGGGATCTCCAAGAGCTTGTACGAGACCTCGGTCTTTGCGAGAGGGTCCGCTTTCATCCCTGGGTCGAAGATCTCCGGGACGCCTACGCTGCGATCGATATCCTGGCCCTCACCTCGCGCAACGAGGGAGTCCCCATAGCGGTCCTCGAAGCGATGGCTTCGGGGGTGCCTGTGGTCTCCACCGCGGTCGGCGGTCTTAGGGACATTATTCGGGACGGGGAGACGGGGATTCTGGTGCATGAGCAGGAACCAAGCGCCTATGCCCGGGGGCTTCAGCTCTTGGTCGGGGATTCCGCCCTCCGGGAAAGGATCGCCCGGCAGGCCCGCGCCTACGTCCGGAAGGCCCACTCGAAGGAACGATTCGTTTCTGACTATGCCAACCTGTATCTGTCCCTTTCCGGACGCTTTGTGTGA
- a CDS encoding DUF3473 domain-containing protein yields MEVIPITEWHRYESRLVGPCERILELLDLYGSRATFFVLGYVAEKFPQLIRRIAENHEVATHGYDHQLIYRQPPDLYRKMLRRSIQAVQDIAGKPVLGHRAPFFSVTSHSRWALDIMAELGLVYDSSIFPVFNYRYGIPGAQRHASILKLSGGRRLLEIPMATVRRSGLNIPMAGGAYLRIYPGWVIPWGIRRMNAEGLPAVIYIHPWELDPGHPRPALPWRIRVTHYHNLNKTEERLVRLLREFRFGPMCEVFSREVEQVQKQQP; encoded by the coding sequence TTGGAAGTCATCCCGATCACGGAGTGGCACAGGTACGAGTCACGGTTGGTAGGGCCGTGCGAGCGGATCCTGGAGCTTCTTGACCTCTACGGCTCCCGGGCGACTTTTTTCGTGCTGGGTTATGTGGCCGAGAAGTTCCCGCAGTTGATCCGGCGGATCGCGGAGAATCATGAGGTGGCCACACACGGGTACGACCACCAGCTCATTTATCGGCAGCCCCCGGACCTCTACCGGAAGATGCTGCGCCGCTCGATTCAAGCTGTTCAGGATATTGCCGGAAAGCCAGTCCTCGGCCATCGCGCCCCGTTCTTCTCGGTGACCAGCCACTCCCGCTGGGCGCTCGATATCATGGCGGAACTGGGCTTGGTGTACGATTCGAGCATCTTCCCTGTTTTCAACTATCGTTATGGGATTCCGGGCGCGCAGCGGCATGCGTCGATTCTCAAGCTCTCCGGGGGGAGGCGCCTGCTGGAGATCCCGATGGCCACGGTGAGACGCTCCGGGCTCAACATCCCCATGGCAGGGGGCGCCTACCTCCGCATCTACCCCGGGTGGGTGATCCCATGGGGTATCCGCCGAATGAACGCCGAGGGCCTGCCGGCGGTCATCTACATCCATCCATGGGAGCTGGATCCCGGCCATCCCCGTCCCGCCCTTCCCTGGCGCATCCGCGTCACGCATTACCACAATCTCAACAAGACCGAGGAACGCCTAGTCCGTCTCCTCCGCGAGTTTCGCTTTGGCCCCATGTGTGAGGTATTCAGCCGGGAAGTCGAGCAGGTGCAGAAACAGCAACCATGA
- a CDS encoding SDR family NAD(P)-dependent oxidoreductase yields MSENGSTVLVTGAGGFIGSHVVEALVAEGRHVRAFVRYTGRQEIGALRFVPKETLEKIEIIQGDLRNFDSVMRAMKDARWVIHLGALISIPYSYVSPEETVLCNVVGTLNVLQAARTAGVERVVHTSSSEVYGTARYVPMDESHPLQGQSPYSASKIGADKLAESFHRSFGVPVVTIRPFNVFGPRQSTRAVIPTIITQILRGKDLHLGSLHPTRDFTYVDDTASAFLMAATVPSILGRKINVGNGQEVSIGDLVSLIAELMGKEVRVVQDAERIRPGASEVERLYADSSLARNLLGWEPKIGLEEGLRKTIDWVSRNVNFYQSEEYAR; encoded by the coding sequence ATGAGTGAAAACGGGAGCACCGTCCTGGTGACGGGGGCTGGAGGTTTCATTGGCAGCCACGTGGTCGAGGCCCTTGTCGCGGAAGGACGCCATGTGCGTGCATTTGTCCGCTACACCGGACGCCAGGAGATCGGCGCCCTTCGCTTCGTCCCGAAGGAGACGCTGGAGAAAATCGAGATCATCCAGGGTGACCTCCGCAACTTCGACTCGGTGATGCGAGCGATGAAAGACGCGAGGTGGGTGATCCATCTCGGGGCGCTGATCTCAATCCCGTATTCCTACGTCAGTCCTGAGGAGACGGTTTTGTGCAACGTCGTCGGCACGCTCAACGTGCTGCAGGCGGCCCGGACGGCGGGGGTAGAACGGGTGGTGCACACTTCATCGAGCGAGGTGTACGGAACGGCCCGCTACGTTCCAATGGACGAATCGCATCCGCTTCAGGGTCAGTCTCCCTACTCGGCGAGCAAGATCGGAGCGGACAAGCTGGCGGAGAGCTTCCACCGGTCCTTCGGCGTGCCCGTGGTGACGATCCGCCCGTTCAACGTCTTCGGGCCCCGGCAATCCACCCGGGCGGTGATTCCCACGATCATCACCCAGATTCTTCGAGGAAAGGATCTTCATCTGGGAAGCCTTCATCCCACTCGGGATTTCACGTATGTCGACGATACCGCCTCCGCCTTTTTGATGGCTGCTACGGTACCTAGCATTCTCGGAAGGAAGATTAACGTGGGAAACGGCCAGGAGGTTTCGATCGGCGACCTGGTCTCCCTGATCGCGGAGCTTATGGGGAAAGAGGTCCGCGTCGTGCAGGATGCGGAGCGGATCCGCCCAGGAGCGAGCGAGGTGGAACGTCTCTACGCAGACTCTTCTCTGGCCCGGAACCTTCTGGGCTGGGAACCGAAGATAGGCCTCGAAGAAGGCCTGCGCAAGACAATTGACTGGGTATCCCGGAACGTCAATTTTTACCAGAGCGAAGAATATGCTCGATAA